The Candidatus Cloacimonadota bacterium genomic sequence GGATGCGAATAAAAAATTAAATAGATTGACAACAATGCGTTACGAAATTTTATATGTGAAATATAAAAACAATAATTTATTTCTGGAGGAATAATGGAAACAAAAGAATTATTTACAAAAGTTAAACAAGATGTTGGAAATATTCTTTCCAAAGCTGCCCATAAAACTGAAATTGTGGCAAGGCTTTCAAAATTGAAGTTAGATATAGCAAGTTATCATGGAAAAATAAAAGCCACCTATAAAAAAATGGGCGAATATATTTACACAAACAAAGACCAATTTGGTGATGATGAATTTTTGGCAGATCTGATCGAAAAAATAGGTGAATTTGAAAAAGTTATTGAAAAAACCGAAGCATCAATAGCAGAGATAAAAAAAGCAGAAAAAGAAGCTCATCAATCCCCAAAAAAAACTAAAGATAATCCTAAAAAAGAGGAAGAAACCGGAGCAGAATAAACTGTTGAAAAAAAATTAGCACACAATTTTGAAAAGATTATTAGGCATTGATTTTGGAGAAAGAAGGATTGGCATTGCTCTTTCTGACGAAAGCATGGTATTTTCTTCCCCTTACATAACGATAGATGTAAAAAAAACTCCTGATTATTTTAAAAAAATTCATAAAATAATCGGTGATAAACAAGTTACAAAAATCGTAATTGGTAATCCCCTTAATGTGGAAGGACAGGATACACATAAGTCAAAAACCATCAAACAATTTGCAGATAAATTAGCAAACCTAATTGAAGTTCCAATAGTTTTTTGGGATGAAACTCACACTACCCTGAAAGCAAAAGAAATTCTGAAATTGAATAAAAAGTCTTTGAAGAAACACAAAAAAGAATTGGATAAAATTGCTGCTTCTTTGATGCTTGAGGATTATATGCAGCATAGTTCTTAATGAAAAAAACTTTTTTATTTATCCTGATTGCAGTTTTCCTGTTTTTCTCTATTTTTAGTATTGTAAACATTTTCCAGCAGAAACAAATTTTAAATCAAAATGTTTCTATTCCAAGAGGAGCATCTCTTCAGAATATTGCAAAAATTTTGGCAGAAAGTAAAGTAATTGATTCCCCAACACTTTTTTTGATAATCAGCAAATTGTTCTACCATCGGAAATCCATTTCTTATGGTCAGTTTGATTTTACGGGGAAATATAATTTGCCGGAAGTTATTGCCAAACTATCTAAAGCCGATATTGTTGCATATACAATTACAATTCCGGAAGGATTTACTGTTCGAAACATTGCCGAGGTTCTGACTAAAAAAAATATGATTGATTTCAATAAATTTATTTCGCTTACACAGGACACTCTATTTATCAAACAGCTGGGACTGAAGTTAAATAATTTGGAAGGTTTTCTGTTTCCGGATACTTATTATATTCCCTATTACGCCAAAGAAAAAGATATTATCAAGATGATGT encodes the following:
- the ruvX gene encoding Holliday junction resolvase RuvX; translated protein: MKRLLGIDFGERRIGIALSDESMVFSSPYITIDVKKTPDYFKKIHKIIGDKQVTKIVIGNPLNVEGQDTHKSKTIKQFADKLANLIEVPIVFWDETHTTLKAKEILKLNKKSLKKHKKELDKIAASLMLEDYMQHSS
- the mltG gene encoding endolytic transglycosylase MltG gives rise to the protein MKKTFLFILIAVFLFFSIFSIVNIFQQKQILNQNVSIPRGASLQNIAKILAESKVIDSPTLFLIISKLFYHRKSISYGQFDFTGKYNLPEVIAKLSKADIVAYTITIPEGFTVRNIAEVLTKKNMIDFNKFISLTQDTLFIKQLGLKLNNLEGFLFPDTYYIPYYAKEKDIIKMMLDNFFGQWDKIQNSNLNSDSLYSVLILASIIQSESCFEDEMPIIAGVYRNRLQTNMLLQADPTVAYALALHNQKRTKIYFDDLKIRSPYNTYLNRGLPPTPICNPGTAAIESALKPENTDYIFFFAGEDSHHIFSRTYNEHLQKMGRL